From one Triticum aestivum cultivar Chinese Spring chromosome 4B, IWGSC CS RefSeq v2.1, whole genome shotgun sequence genomic stretch:
- the LOC123094068 gene encoding uncharacterized protein, with product MLYKIHCRAQIQALQALSDELGHSNDLMLVNLVSLESVRIACESYALLRPLIKEYVFWACPELENLSVVACLLLEIQMLEHDVLPQLKVQEAKLEQGALEALLLMKNSAILPLDLRKRFMLALGVLLAEDDLVLARVKKLSIMLKDTADDVLEGNGNIAWLEERLPLLVQLVTYVLETPVCFCDPDEY from the coding sequence ATGCTCTACAAAATCCACTGCCGTGCCCAAATCCAAGCCCTGCAGGCCCTCTCCGATGAGCTGGGCCACTCCAATGACTTAATGCTTGTGAATCTTGTCTCTCTGGAGTCGGTGCGCATAGCGTGCGAGTCGTATGCACTCCTCCGCCCGCTGATCAAGGAGTATGTGTTCTGGGCATGCCCGGAGCTGGAAAACCTCTCGGTCGTGGCATGCTTGTTGCTGGAAATCCAAATGCTCGAGCATGATGTGTTACCCCAGCTCAAGGTTCAGGAAGCCAAGCTGGAACAGGGCGCCCTGGAAGCCCTCCTACTCATGAAGAACTCAGCAATTTTGCCCTTAGATCTGAGGAAGCGCTTTATGTTAGCCTTGGGCGTATTGCTTGCCGAGGACGATCTGGTCTTAGCCCGAGTCAAAAAGCTGAGCATAATGCTAAAGGATACTGCTGATGATGTACTCGAAGGTAATGGTAACATTGCCTGGCTTGAGGAGCGTCTCCCGTTGCTGGTCCAGCTGGTCACCTATGTGTTGGAGACCCCGGTT